A region of the Edaphobacter lichenicola genome:
ACAAATTTTATTTGAAGGCCGGGCCAACGGGGAATCTGGATAAGGCGTTCGATGGGTCGAACTTCTTATTCCACGACCAACTGGTTCATACGACCTATGACGATTACTGGAAGAAGCGTGATCTGTCGCTGCATATGAAGAATGTTCATGCGGCGGTGATGACGGTTGGCGGGTGGTTTGATGCGGAGGATCTGTCGGGGCCGTTCAAGACGTTTCATGCGATCGATGAGTTCAATCCCGGTGCGGTGAATACGCTGGTGGTGGGGCCGTGGACGCACGGTGGCTGGTCGAGGTCAGATGGAGACAGGCTGGGGGATGTTAGTTTCGGTTCGAAGACGGGAGTGTTCTTTCTGTCGCAGATTCAGTTTCCATTTTTCGAGCACTATTTGAAGGGACATGATGGCGGAGTGTTGCCAAAGGCCTATGTGTTCGAGACGGGCAGCAATGTTTGGAGGAAGTATGATGCGTGGCCTCCGAAGTCGGCGGCTGCGAAGACGCTTTACTTTCGCGAGGGTGGGAAGTTGAGCTTTGATGCGCCTGCGGAGAAGGCTGGGGTGGATGAGTATGTGAGCGATCCGGCGCATCCTGTGCCGTTTGTGAATTACACGACGGACACGGTGCCGCAACGGTATATGGACGACGATCAGCGGTTTGCTTCGCGGCGGCCGGATGTGCTGACGTATGAGACCGAACCGCTGACCGAGGATGTGACGATTGCGGGGCCGGTGCGGCCGAAGCTGAAGGTGGCGTCGTCGGGGACGGATGCGGACTTTGTGGTGAAGTTGATTGATGTCTATCCGAATGATTTTCCGGATCCTCCGAATGACGCTGTGGGCAAGCGGGTGCTTGGGGCGGCGCCGGTTTTGATGGGTGGATATGAGCAGCTGGTTCGGGGTGAGCCGATGCGGGCGAAGTTTCGGGATAGCTGGGAGAAGCCGACGGCGCTGACGCCAGGAAAGATGGTTGAGGTGAATGCGGAGATGCCGGATGTGAACCACACGTTCCGCGCGGGACATCGGATTATGGTGCAGGTGCAGAGCTCATGGTTCCCGCTGGTGGATCGGAATCCGCAGACGTTTGTAGATATTCCGTTTGCAAAGCCGGAGCAGTTTGTGAAGGCTACGGAGAGTGTGTATCGGAGTGCAGGCGCAGCGAGTGGGGTTGAGGTTCTGGTTGTGCCGCAGAAGTAGGCTGAGTGTCCTGCCGGACGGGCGCCCTGCGCGGGCGGCGGTCACTTCGTGACGCGTGTACCCCTTCGGTTGGCGCTCCCGTTGGTCGCGAGCCATCTTTCTTTCCGACCAGCGGGAGGACCTACGCACCTCACCTACCAAGACCGGTATACACGTCACGAAGTGACCGCGGCGAACCGGGGTCCCCGCAAACAGGTCTTCGTTTGCGGGGTGGCCACGCGCATGGCGCACTTCGCGATCGCCCGGTTTTTTAGCCGCGGAAGGCTGGTCCGCCGAAGGGTGTGCCTACTGCTCCGCCGTCGACGAAGAACTCGACTGCGTTGACGTAGGAGGAGTCGTCGGAGGCGAGGAAGAGGACTGCCTTTGCAAGCTCGTCTGCTTCGCCTAAGCGGCCTAGCGGAATCGTCGAGGCGATGCGCTTTGAGAGTGCATCGTTCTCTTCGCTGGTGCGGGTGTTGCGGGTCCAGATGGGTGTCTTGATTGGTCCGGGAGCGACGACATTGACGCGAATGCCGCGTGGAGCGAGATCGGCGGCCATGGAGCGGGAGAGGCCACGGAGGCCGGCTTTGCTTGCGGCGTATGCGGCGTAGCCTGGTTGACCCAGCGATCCGATGATGGAGCCGTTGAAGATGACGGACGAACCGTCTTTGAGAATGGGAAGAGCCTCCTCGACTGTGAAGAAGGCGCCAGTGAGGTTGATGCGGATGATGTTTTCGAAGATCGCCTCGTCCGTCTTGCCGGTGGTTGTTTGTCCGGCGATGCCGGCGTTGGCGAAGACGATGTCGAGATGGCCGAAGTCTTGTTTGATCTTGGCGAAGAGATCTTTGCGTGCGGCCGAGTCGGCTACATCGGCGCGGTAGGCGGTGGCCTTCGGGCCAAGGAGTTTGGCGGCCTCATCAAGGGTCTTCTGGTCGCGGCCGGTGATGGCCACTTGTGCGCCTTCCTGAATGAAGAGCTGGGCTGTGGCGAGGCCGATGCCGCTGTTGCCGCCGGTGATGAGTGCCTTTTTGCCTTCGAGTTTCATGGTGTTTTCCTCTTGTCCTGTCGCTGTCTTTGATTGCGGACTGCATGGGTTTGGTGCAGTCATAATTTTCAAAAGTCCTAAGCATGATGATTGTCATGCTCTACTGTGTTTTAAGCATGACGTGTATCATGTATAAAGTCAAGCGAGGAGGTTGGGATGAGATATCCGGCAGCAGAGACAGCGGAGAAACATGCGCGGATTCTGGAAGAGGCGTCTCGTTTATTTCGCGAGAGGGGATTTTCCGGTGTGAGCGTCAGCGAGATTATGAAGGCGACTGGATTGACGCATGGCCCTTTTTATAATCACTTCGACTCGAAGGAAGAGTTGATGGCCGAAAGCGTGCTGCATGGTTTCAAGAACACGCTGGATGGATTGAATGCGACGAATGAGACCGCGAAGGGTAGAGCGGAGTATGTGAAGAGGTATCTGAGTGCGGCGCATCGGGATGCTCCCGGTATGGGATGCACGATGGCGAGCCTTTCGGCGGAGACTCGGCATGAGCCGCAGGTAAGGGGTGTGTTCACGGACCGGCTGAAGGCTGTGATTGAGGCCGTGGCGACTCACTTTCCCTGGCCTTCCAGAAGGTCGGCGCGGGGAGATGCGATTCGGATGATGGCTTCGATGGTGGGGGCGATGATTCTGGCGCGGGCGGTGGAGGATGAGAGGTTCTCTGACGAGATTCTGAGTGAGGTGCGGAAGGGTTTGGTGTAGAGCCTTCCCCTCAGGGGCAACTTCAGATTTAGATGAGGCAACTTCAGATTTTTCCGAAGGGGTGTTCGAGCGAGGGGCTTTGCGGGGTGAACATCTTGCCGCCGTCTTCGGTGACGTGCCAGTCGTCTTCGAGACGGACGCCGAACTCGCCGGGGAGGTAGATGCCGGGTTCGTCGGAGAAGCACATGCTTGCGGCGAGTGGCGTGGTGTTGCCGCGGACGAGGTAGGGCCACTCGTGTCCGTCCATGCCGATGCCGTGGCCGAGGCGGTGGGTGAAGTACTTGTAGTCGGGACCGTAGCCGGCGGCGGCGATGAGGTCGCGTGCGGCGGCGTCAATGGTGTGGCAGGGTGCTCCGGGATGAGCGGCGGCGAGGGCTGCGGATTGCGCCTTCAAGACGATGTCGAAGACCTTGCGGGCTTTGTCGAGTTTGGGGATGGTGGGGTCGCCGAGGACGAAGGTGCGGGAGATGTCGGACTGATAGCCTTCGACGGTGCAGCCGTCGTCGATGAGGATGATCTCACCTTCTTGGATTACTTGAGGTTGTAACGATCCGTGGGGGAGCGCGGAGTACTCGCCGACCTGACAGCTGGCGTCGCCGGTGACGCCGCAACGGGTGTAGGCGAGGTCGACCATCTGGCTGAACTGGCGGTTGGTCATGCCGGGTTGTGCGGATTGATAGCAGGCTTTGTAGACAGCGAGGGTGATGTTGTTGGCGAGTTGCATGAGGGCCAGCTCGGCGGGGGATTTGATGCTGCGGCAGCCAGAGGTGACGGGGGTGGCGCTGGTGATGGTGAGGGCGGCGCTGGCGTGAGCGATGCCGTCGGCGAAGACGAACTGGGTGCGCTCCTCGATGCCGATCTTGCAGGTGGCGAGGCCGGATTCGTTGAGCGCTTTGGCGAGGAGTTGGTAGGGATCTTCGTCTTCGTTCCAGGTGTAGACGCGGGTGGTGGAGGCGGAGGGGAGGGTTGCGGGTTTGGACTCCATGCGCTCGCGAACGCGGCCCTCTTCGAAGACGGGGCAGACGATGAAGGGCGCGCCGGTGGCCGGGAGGGTCCAGGCGAAGAAGCGCTCGGACTGGCCCCAGCGGAGGCCGGTGAAGTACGTGAGAGAGGTGCCGGTGGTGATGACGATGGCGTCGATGTTGTTCTGGTGCATGAGGGCTCGGGCGCGTTCGAGGCGCTGCTCGCGTTCGGCGAGGGTGATGGGGACGGCTTCGGCGTGGCGGTTGGTGAGGGCGGCGATGGCGGGTGGGAGTTTTTCGGGTTGTGAGGATTGGGCCGCGAGTGCGAGGGTGGGGGCGGCAGCTGCTGCGGCGGCTGAGGATAGGAGGAAGTTGCGGCGGGTTGGCATGGGTGGGAATAGTGTACGGGGAATCGTTCCTGGTGAGGGTGATCTGGGTCGTGAACTAAGATTGGTGTGAGGAATTCGGACGATGGCGATGATTACGACGGTGCAGCAGCATATTTTGCAGCAGCAGCAGGCTGCCTTGAAGGCTACGGGGCGTGAGCCTACGGGGACGTTCAGCTGGTTGCTGAGTGGGATTACGCTGGCCGCGAAGATGATTGAGGCAAAGATTCGCTCGGCTGGGTTGAGTGATGTGTATGGTTCTTTTGGTGCTGAGAATGTGCAGGGGGAGCAGCAACAGAAGCTCGATGTGTATGCGAATCAAGCGCTGCTGCATTGCCTGGGGCTGCGGGATAGCGTGGCGGCGCTGGTGAGCGAAGAGGATGAGGAGCCGGTGACGTTTAACCGGGATGCGGAGACGGGGAAGTACATTATTGTGTTCGATCCGCTGGATGGGTCGTCGAACATTGATGTGAATGTGAATGTGGGGACGATCTTCAGCGTGCTGCGGAGAATGCCGGCAGAGCTGGGGACGCTGGAGGAGTCGATTCTGCAGCCGGGGTTTCGGCAGGTGGCGGCGGGGTATGTGGTGTATGGGCCGTCGACGGTGCTGGTGTATACGACGGGAAATGGGGTGCATGGGTTTACGCTCGATCCGACGATTGGGGCGTTTGTGCTGAGCAACGAGAGGATGATGATGCCGGAGCAGGGAAGCTACTACTCGGTGAATGAGGCGAATGCGGCGGGGTGGCCGGAGGAGTATCGCGGGTATGTGGAGATGCTGCGGACGGGTGGGTTGAAGAAGGAGTATAGCTCGCGGTATATCGGGAGTCTGGTGGCGGACTTTCATCGGACGCTGCTGAAGGGTGGGGTGTTTTTGTATCCGCCTACGTTGAAGCAGCCGAAGGGGAAGCTGCGGCTGCTGTATGAGGCGAATCCGCTGGCGTTTATTGCGGAGCAGGCGGGTGGGATGGCCACCGGGGGTGCGGGGCGGATTCTGGATATCAAGCCGGAGGGGATTCATCAGCGGACGCCGTTTTGTGTGGGGAGCAAGCGGGAGATGGAGGCGCTGGTGGCGGCGGTGAGTCCGGCGGCTTCGGTGAGTGCGCGATGAGTTCGTTTGCTGCTGAGGTGATTGATATTCGCGAGGAGTCGCGCGTGGCGGGGCGGCAGCGATGGCAGATGGCGCTGGATCGGACGGAGTTTGTTGCGGGCGATGTGGGGGTGCTGGAGGCGGTGGCTCGGAGTGGAGCTCGGCTGGTGGTTCCGGTGCTTGGGGTGGTGATGGATGCTGGGGAGGTGTGGCATGTGGTGGAGAAGCCGCTGGCTGCGGGGACGGCGGTGATGGGGCGGGTGGGTGTGTCGGTGGAGTGATGCGGATTGGAGGCTCGTGGTTGAGCCGGAGTGTGGTTGCTGATACACTCGGAGATGTTGTTTCGGCTGCGTTGGGCCTGCGAAAGCGGTGCGCGATGCGGGTTTGGTGGGGGGCTGTAGCTCAGTTGGGAGAGCGCCTCGTTCGCAACGAGGAGGTCAGCGGTTCGATCCCGCTCAGCTCCACCATAGAAACACTTTCATCATAAAATTGATGAGTTTGCATCGGGTTCTGGCAAGATGGCCAATTCCGCTGGCTCCTCCAAACTGTATGGGAGTAGACTTCGTTTCAATTCCGATGTGTTCGGAGAGTGATGAGTCCAAAGAGAAAAAGAAAACGAATCAGGGCGATGACTCTTGGTCTCATCATCGGAATGACGATTGGAATCGTCGGCGGGTTATGGCAGCGAAATCTCGCCCTTGGCGTGATGATTGGATTAGGCCTTGGCGCGGTACTCGGGAAGGTGATTTCGAAGTATCACCTGAGGTCATCGCTCAGAGCGGCGCTGCAGGGTGGTTCACGTCCGGAGTTCGACGGCCGACGAGAGTAGTGAATCAGGTCGCTTTTGGCTATGACTTGCGGGTCTTTTCTTGTTGCAGCAAGCGGAAGGTTACGAAGACTGCTGGGACGAGGAAGATGAGCGAGCCTAGAACCCACATGATGACGGCTCCTGCGCGCTGGTCGGCGATGGGGTCGATGTGGAAGGGGTTGGGGCGCTCGAGGTAGTAGGTGTAGACGGGACGGTCGCAGAAGGCCAGGAAAGCGGAGAGTGCCGTGTTGACGATGTCCGCTAAGACGAGATAGGGCAGCATGATCCAGCCGGGGTAGCGAGCGGTAGTGGGCCAGGGGCGGATGAGCGGCCACCAGAAGAGGATGGAGGAGGCGAGGAAGCAGATGTGCTCGAACTCGTGCCAGTGCTCGTGCTCGAGGGCGAAGTCGTAGGCGGCGGGGATGTGCCAGAGGAGGAAGGTGAGGTTCATCGCGAGCCACGCTACGACGGGGCGGGTGAGAAAGTGGCCGAGGGTGCGGAGCCACTTCATGCGCAGGAAGGGGGAGAGCAGATGGACAGTTACGCCGTGGGGGAGACCTCGGAGGAGTGGGACTTGCGGGTAGCCGAGGAGGAGGAGTGGGGGGACAAAGGACATGAGGAGGAGGTGTTCGACCATGTGGGCGCTGAGGAGCGCGTCGGCGAAGCCGTCCATGGGGGAGGCGATGGAGAGCCAGATGGTCGCGATGCCGAGGTTGAAGCAGACGAGGCGCCAGGTGGGGAAGAGTGCGGGCCTGGTCTTGCGGATGGCGTACCAGCCGCGTGTGTAGAGGATGACGCTGAGGAGCAGCGCTGTGGTGAGGAAGAGCGGAGGGGACCATTCGTCGAAGATGGCCCTATATTCAGGTGGCATTTGAGTAGGGTATGGAGTTGATTCTTGTTTGGCGAATTGTTGCGGTGCTGAACGGATCTTTGGCTGGGATAGGAAGGCATACCCCAGGGGCTGAAGCCCCCACGTCAATGGCTGATTGAGAGACCCAAGGCGAAAGCCTTGGGGTACCTAGATCCAAGATACTGGCTACCCGGATGCGAAGCCACGGCTTACTGGATCAAAATCCTGGCTTACTCAATGCAAAGCCTCTGTGTGTACCTGGATGCGAAGCCTCGGCGTACCTCGATGCGAGGCCTTGGCTTACTGGATCAAAACCTTGACGTACCAGGATCAAAGCCTCGGCGTAGTGGATGCAAAGCTCTTTTTTCTCGTGCGGTCTATGGGACGCTGGATGGCAGTGTGTGCTCCGTGGTGAGAGCCAGGTGCCGTGAGGCGTCGATGGCGGGTTGGAGATCGTTGCCGCGGAGGGTGGTTAGGAATTTGACGAGTGCGGTGGTCTCGGAGGGGTTGAGGGCGTTGCCGTAGGCTGGCATGTTGCCGCCGCCCTGCAGGACCTGGCGGATAATCTGGTCTTCGGTCATGTGTCCCGCTACGGCGTCGAGCGCGGGGCCGCGGAGACCGCCTTCGCCGCCGATGGAGTGGCAGTTGCGGCATTGCTTGTTCTGGAGGACGAGGGCGCCTTCGCGTTCGAGCGGGGTGCGGTTGCGGAGGTAGGAGACGGGGATGGGATCGCTGGTCCAGGCGTTCATGATGGGGCTCCACGGCGTGTAGGTGCCAAGGTGCGTGAAGACGCCGAGCGAGACGGCGATGACGGTGACGATGAGGACGGCTGCGGGGCGGCGGGAGACATGTTTTTCGCCTTCGCCGGAGAGCAGCGGGAGGAGGATCATCGCGGCGATGCCGAGGACCGGCATGATGAAGAGGACTGGGGTTTCGAGGGCTGGCGGGAGATAGGCGAGGACGGCGTAGAGCCAGAGGAAGAAGTAGTCGGGCTTGGGCGCGGTCTCGATGATGGTGGGGTCGGGCTGGCCGGAGGGGCCGAAGGGGCCGAACCAGAGGGCGCAGGCGATGACGGCGAGCATGATGGCTGCGGCGAAGGCGGCGTCCTTCCAGGCGGCGTCGGGGACGAAGGGGATGCCGGTTTTTTTCTCTAGCTCGTGGTACTCGCGCTGGTAGGTGGATTTTTTGACGAGGCGGCCGGGCATGGGCCAGTCGTTGATGCCGAGACGGAGGACCATCCAGACGTGCATGCCGACTAGGGCGAGCAGGATGCCGGGGATGACGAAGACGTGGAGGGCGAAGAAGCGGGAGAGGGTGTTGCCGGCGATGATGGGGCCGCCGAGCATGAGGCCGACGAGTGGGCCCCCGATGAGCGGGACGCGGCTGAGGATGGAGGCGCCGATGCCGAGCCCCCAGTAGGCGTCCTGGTCGAAGCGCAGGACCTGGCCGGTGAAGGCCATGCCGAGGGTGAGCAGGAGGAGGAAGACGCCGATGATCCAGGTGAGTTCGCGGGGGAACTTGTAGGCTCCGAAGAGAAAGACCTGCACCATGTGGATGAGGACGATGGCGACCATGAAGTCTGAGCCCCAGCCGTGCATGGCCCGGAGGAACCAACCGAGTTTAACGTTGTGGTCGAGGAACTGGAGGCTGTTCCACGCGTTGCTGGCGGTGGGGGCGTAGACGAGCGCGAGCAGGACGCCGGTCATGATCTGCAAGACGAGGATGACGGTGGCAGCGCTGCCGAAGACGTACCACCAGCTGGCAGTGTTGGCGGGGACTTCATGCTCGGCTACTTCGATGAGGGGTGTGCCGAGGCCGAGACGGGATTCGAACCAGTTATAGACCTCGAGGCTGCGTTGTTTTAGGTCTGGCATGAGCTGCACCTCGGCTGGGGTTGGTCGATTGCGTTGAGGCGGGCGGCGGGGCTGCCTTCGATTTGGGTTAAGGGAGTGACGGTCTTTGCTTCGTTGGCGAGAGTTGGCATTCTGCCGGCGCTGATCATGAGGGTGCCGTTGCTGACTTTGTGTTGGTACTCGAAGAGGCCGCGCTCTGGTGGGCCGGAGGCGCGGGAGCCGTCGGCGTAGTAGGCGCCGCCGTGGCAGGGGCAGAGGAAGAGCTTGGACTGGGCGAACCAGCGAACGGGGCAGCCGAGGTGGGCGCAGTTGATGGCGAAGACCTGGAAGGTGTCGCCGGAGACGCGGCGGACCCAGCAGGGAATGTCGCCGGTCTGGCCGTCCCACTCGTTGGTGATGGGGTTGCGGTAGTTGACGAGGCGGGTCTCGCCTTCGGGGAAGTCGGCGAGCGGGCCGAGGTTGATCCAGGAGTTGTCGTCGGAGGTCTTCTTGAGCGTGGGGCCGAGGAGATAGCCGACGATGGGGATGGCGAGAACGACGCCGACTAGTCCGTTGACCGCAAGGGCGAGCTTGAAGAGGAAGACGCGGCGGGAGTGGCCTGCGGCGATGCTCGGGTCTTTGGCCGAGTCGGGGTGCGGCTCGGTTAAGGGTTGATCGGTTGTTGGGAGCTGCTCACTCGGTGTCATTGCTTCCTGCTCCTGGGTTGCACTTCGTTTTTCACTGCGTCTTGTCTTCTGTGGTGAGAGCGCTGTTTAGTGGGAGTGATAGGGCTGGCCGGGTTCGGCGATGCGTTTGGAGGCCAGCCAGGCGATGATGTCGGTGATCTGCTGATCGGTGAGGGGCTGGGCGGAGTCAGAGCGCCAGTCGGGCATGCCCTCGTCGGGACGGCCTGCGATGACTATGCTGCGCAGGTCCTGATTGCTGATGAGTGCGAGATAGGACGGGTTGACGATGGAGCCGAGCTTGCCGGCGCCGGTCTTTGGATCGCCGGGGGTGCCTTCGCCGTCTGCTCCGTGGCATCGTGCGCAGGCTGCGGCGTAGGCTTGCTGGCCGCGGTTGGCATCGCCCTGCGAGGTGGCCGCGTAGGGTGGAGGAGTTACTCCTGCGAGTTGATCGGGGGCGCTCCACTGCTGCAGGATGCCCTGTGACAAGATGGTGACCTGCTTGTCGGTGAGTGATCCGCCGGAGGATCTTGCGAAGGCAGGCATCAGGCCGCCGGGTACGCCTTTGGTGATGGTCTGGTGGATGGTCTGCTCTCCGGCTACTGCGACGTAGACGGGGTTGGCGAGCGCGATGGCTGCGCCGTTTTTGCCGTTAGCTCCATGGCAGGCTGCGCAGTTCTGTTTGTAGAGGGTGGGGAAGTCGAGGACTTCATCGGGTCGTAGGACCTCGGGGCCTGGTCCGGGGCGGCCGTGGATGCTGCTGCATCCGATGGTCGCGAGGCAGGCAGTCAACAGCATGAGGGTGCCAAACACTTTAAGCCTGTGAGGGACTACGCTCATAGTTCGTCGTCTTTCGTAAGAGGTACATCGCTGTGAATACCGGCGCGAACGGCGAAGGGCAGAGATCGAAACTGCGGAGTGCGCACCTTGACCTGGAGGTTGACGATGAAGCCGCAGACAAGACCGAAGGCGATCTGCGAGATGACGAACCATAGCCAGTTGATGCGGGCGTTGAGGACGGGGCTGATGACGCCTAGCGCGGAGTAGAGAAGGCCGGTCCAGAGCAGGGGAGCGACAAAGCCTGCGGTGAGGATCGGTTTCCGGGGGAACATCGGCAGCATGGCTCCGTAGAGAAGGCCGATGAGGACGGAGGTGAAGGCGTGGATGCCGGTGGCGGCTAAGAGGCCCTCGAGGTGAAACTGGCAGAGGAAGGCCGTGCTCTCGCTCGCCCAACGGACGAAGCCACCTGCGGCCAGAAGATTTACGGCATACCAGATGCTGTGAAATTTGATGAGGCCGAAGAGAGCTGCGGGGATGATCATCGCGATGCCGCCTACAATGCCACCCTTGATCCCGGAGGTGACGCTGAAGGTTTCGACCGGCAGCAGCGTGCGATGGCTTGCGCTGACGGGAAGCTGTTCGCGTGTGGTGCGGGTGCTGGCGATCTTCATGACGCCGGTTTGTACAGGGACGGCGACGTGAAGCTCGTGCGGGAAGATGTCGAAGAACCAGCCGAAGATGGCGCGCAGAGTCAGGATGAGTCCCAGGAGGCTGATGACCCAATGGGTGACCATGCCGGTGATCATGAGCGAGAGGCCGAGCGCGAGGACCATGGGCCAGGGCGTCGGCGCGGGAAGGATGACGGTGTCGGACCGGTGCTCGTGCTGATGACCTTGTGCGGATTGCGTGATCTGTTCTTCCTGCATGGTGCTCCTCCTCTCCGGAAGTTATCTGCCTATGACGTAGACGACGAGAAATACGACGACCCAGACTGCGTCGACGAAGTGCCAGTAGAGGGAGAGGACTTCGAGCTTCTCGGAGTGCTCTTCTTTTACGTGGCCGGTTAGCGAGAGCCCGAGGGTGAGAGAGAGCATGATGAGGCCAACGACTACGTGGGTCGCGTGCAGGCCGACCAGAGAGTAGTAGGTGGTGCCGAAGAGGTTGGTCTTGATGGTGAGGCCCTCGTCGTGGATGAGGTGATACCACTCTTGCGCTGTAGTGGCGAGAAAGATAGTGCCGAGAAGGACGGTGGCGGCGAGGTTGAGGGTGCAGCCTCGGAGGTTATCTTTGCGCAGATTGTTGACGGCGAAGTGAACGAAGATGCTGCTGGAGAGCAGACAGATGGTGCCGAAGATGGGAAGCTCGAGCACCTGCGCGGGGGTTGGGCCGCTGAGGCTCTTGCCGATGTAGTAGATGTACGCGACGACGAAGATGATGAAGATCGCGGACTCGGCGATGATGAGGCATGCCATGCCGACGTTGCCGCGATAGGGCAGCTTCCATGGGGTTTCTACCGGGCCGTCGATTGGGATTCTGCTTGCAGTCGTTATGGTTGTCATTATTCGTAGTCCGCGTCTGGATCTTCAGGGTGCTTGATATCCCATAGGGGGCGGCGACTGCTCACAGTGGGCTCAATGGCGAAGTTGTAGGACGGAGGCGGCGACGGGACCGACCACTCGAGGGTCCATGCGTCCCAGGGATCGTGGCCGGCCTCTTTGCCTTTGTAGTAGGAGTGGATCATGTTGTAGACCAGAACCAGCGTGCCTGCGGCCTGGAAGATGGCTCCGACGCCGACGATGAAGTTCAGAGTGTCCCAGCCGCGGCCCGCTTCATAGGTGTAGATACGTCGCGGCATGCCGAGGATGCCGGGGACGTGCATGAAGTCGAAGGTAAGGTGGAAGCCGATGAGGAAGAGCCAGAAGTGCCACTTGCCGAGGGTCTCGCTCATCATCCTGCCGGTGACCTTGGGGTACCAGAAGTAGAAGGCGCTGAAGAGCGAGAAGACAATCGCTCCGACGAGCACGTAGTGGAAGTGAGCGACGACAAAGTAAGAGGCGCTGAGCTGCCAGTTGAATGGCGCGGCGGAGAGCATGATGCCGGTAAGGCCGGCGATGAGGAACTGGAAGAGAAAGGCGATCATGAACATCATGGGGACAGCAAAGATGATCTTGCCGCCCCAGATGGTTGCGAGCCAGTTGAAGATCTTGATGCCGGTCGGCACCGAGATGACCATGGTGGCGAAGACGAAGAAGGTGTTGCCCGCGGGGCCGAGGCCAGCGGTAAACATGTGGTGCGCCCAGACGCTGAGGCTGATGAAGCCGATGGAGACCGAGGCCGCGACCATCGCGGGGTAACCGAACATGGCCTTGCGGGAGAAGACGGGGATGATCTCGTTGGCGAAGGCGAAGGCTGGGAGGACGAGGACGTAGACCTCGGGGTGGCCGAAGATCCAGAAGAAGTGCATCCAGAGGATGGCGGAGCCGCCGGCTTGCGTGTCGAAGAAGTGAGCGCCGAGGTAGCGATCGAGGGTGAGCATGATCTGCGCTGCGGTGAGCGGGCTGACGGCGACGAAGACGAGGCCGGACATGACGAGGTAGAGCCAGGGAAGCAGCGGCATACGGCTCATCTTCATGCCCTTGCAACGCATGCAGAGGATGGTGGTGACGATGTTGAGGGCGGTTCCGATGCTGCCTACGCCGCTGAGGAAGACGGCGAGGGTCCAGTAGTCGGTGCTATGGCCGGGGGAGAAGACCTTGGAGGTGAGTGGTGCGTAGGCGAACCATCCGACGTCGGGCGCAGAGCCTGCGGCGTAGAGGCCGCTGCCGCCGATGTAGCTGAAGTAGAGCAGGAGGCCGGCGAAGGCGGAGATCCAGAAGCTGAAGGCGTTCAGCCGCGGGAAGGCCATGTCGCGCGCGCCGATCATGAGGGGGACCAGATAGTTTCCCATACCGAAGAGGATGGGCATTCCCATGAAGAAGACCATGGTGGTGCCGTGCATGGTGAAGAGCTGGTTGAAGACCTGGGGTGAGACGAAGTGGTTATTGGGAATGGCGAGCTGAATGCGCATCAGGATCGCTTCGAAGCCAGCGATGACCAGAAAGATGAGGGCGTAGACGATGTACATCAGCCCGATCTTTTTATGATCGACGGTGGTCAGCCACTCGTAGATGACGTTGAGCGGCGGGCGACCCTGCGTCTCCAGTGTCTCGTCGATTGCTTCCAATACAGGAGTTGTGGTCATGCTTCGCTTCTTTCCGGTAGAGGGTTAGTGAAGCTGAGAGAGATAAGCGGTGATGACGTCGAGATCGTGATCGTTCAAGTGCATC
Encoded here:
- a CDS encoding cytochrome c oxidase assembly protein, encoding MPPEYRAIFDEWSPPLFLTTALLLSVILYTRGWYAIRKTRPALFPTWRLVCFNLGIATIWLSIASPMDGFADALLSAHMVEHLLLMSFVPPLLLLGYPQVPLLRGLPHGVTVHLLSPFLRMKWLRTLGHFLTRPVVAWLAMNLTFLLWHIPAAYDFALEHEHWHEFEHICFLASSILFWWPLIRPWPTTARYPGWIMLPYLVLADIVNTALSAFLAFCDRPVYTYYLERPNPFHIDPIADQRAGAVIMWVLGSLIFLVPAVFVTFRLLQQEKTRKS
- a CDS encoding cytochrome b N-terminal domain-containing protein, with the translated sequence MPDLKQRSLEVYNWFESRLGLGTPLIEVAEHEVPANTASWWYVFGSAATVILVLQIMTGVLLALVYAPTASNAWNSLQFLDHNVKLGWFLRAMHGWGSDFMVAIVLIHMVQVFLFGAYKFPRELTWIIGVFLLLLTLGMAFTGQVLRFDQDAYWGLGIGASILSRVPLIGGPLVGLMLGGPIIAGNTLSRFFALHVFVIPGILLALVGMHVWMVLRLGINDWPMPGRLVKKSTYQREYHELEKKTGIPFVPDAAWKDAAFAAAIMLAVIACALWFGPFGPSGQPDPTIIETAPKPDYFFLWLYAVLAYLPPALETPVLFIMPVLGIAAMILLPLLSGEGEKHVSRRPAAVLIVTVIAVSLGVFTHLGTYTPWSPIMNAWTSDPIPVSYLRNRTPLEREGALVLQNKQCRNCHSIGGEGGLRGPALDAVAGHMTEDQIIRQVLQGGGNMPAYGNALNPSETTALVKFLTTLRGNDLQPAIDASRHLALTTEHTLPSSVP
- a CDS encoding QcrA and Rieske domain-containing protein, encoding MTPSEQLPTTDQPLTEPHPDSAKDPSIAAGHSRRVFLFKLALAVNGLVGVVLAIPIVGYLLGPTLKKTSDDNSWINLGPLADFPEGETRLVNYRNPITNEWDGQTGDIPCWVRRVSGDTFQVFAINCAHLGCPVRWFAQSKLFLCPCHGGAYYADGSRASGPPERGLFEYQHKVSNGTLMISAGRMPTLANEAKTVTPLTQIEGSPAARLNAIDQPQPRCSSCQT
- a CDS encoding c-type cytochrome; its protein translation is MSVVPHRLKVFGTLMLLTACLATIGCSSIHGRPGPGPEVLRPDEVLDFPTLYKQNCAACHGANGKNGAAIALANPVYVAVAGEQTIHQTITKGVPGGLMPAFARSSGGSLTDKQVTILSQGILQQWSAPDQLAGVTPPPYAATSQGDANRGQQAYAAACARCHGADGEGTPGDPKTGAGKLGSIVNPSYLALISNQDLRSIVIAGRPDEGMPDWRSDSAQPLTDQQITDIIAWLASKRIAEPGQPYHSH
- a CDS encoding cytochrome c oxidase subunit 3; this encodes MTTITTASRIPIDGPVETPWKLPYRGNVGMACLIIAESAIFIIFVVAYIYYIGKSLSGPTPAQVLELPIFGTICLLSSSIFVHFAVNNLRKDNLRGCTLNLAATVLLGTIFLATTAQEWYHLIHDEGLTIKTNLFGTTYYSLVGLHATHVVVGLIMLSLTLGLSLTGHVKEEHSEKLEVLSLYWHFVDAVWVVVFLVVYVIGR
- the ctaD gene encoding cytochrome c oxidase subunit I, which gives rise to MTTTPVLEAIDETLETQGRPPLNVIYEWLTTVDHKKIGLMYIVYALIFLVIAGFEAILMRIQLAIPNNHFVSPQVFNQLFTMHGTTMVFFMGMPILFGMGNYLVPLMIGARDMAFPRLNAFSFWISAFAGLLLYFSYIGGSGLYAAGSAPDVGWFAYAPLTSKVFSPGHSTDYWTLAVFLSGVGSIGTALNIVTTILCMRCKGMKMSRMPLLPWLYLVMSGLVFVAVSPLTAAQIMLTLDRYLGAHFFDTQAGGSAILWMHFFWIFGHPEVYVLVLPAFAFANEIIPVFSRKAMFGYPAMVAASVSIGFISLSVWAHHMFTAGLGPAGNTFFVFATMVISVPTGIKIFNWLATIWGGKIIFAVPMMFMIAFLFQFLIAGLTGIMLSAAPFNWQLSASYFVVAHFHYVLVGAIVFSLFSAFYFWYPKVTGRMMSETLGKWHFWLFLIGFHLTFDFMHVPGILGMPRRIYTYEAGRGWDTLNFIVGVGAIFQAAGTLVLVYNMIHSYYKGKEAGHDPWDAWTLEWSVPSPPPSYNFAIEPTVSSRRPLWDIKHPEDPDADYE